A single region of the Plantactinospora soyae genome encodes:
- a CDS encoding 6-phosphofructokinase has protein sequence MRIGVLTGGGDCPGLNAVIRAVVRKGVATYGHDFVGFRDGWRGPLEGLTKPLGIAEVRGILPRGGTILGSSRTNPFKIDGGVEQIKTNLAEQGVDALVAIGGEDTLGVATKLHELGVQVVGVPKTIDNDLSATDYTFGFDTAVNIAMEAIDRLHTTAESHHRTLVVEVMGRHAGWIALHAGLAGGANVILLPERQFDVEQVAGYVEKRFQHQYAPIVVVAEGAQPLDGQMVLHNKELDAFGHVRLGGIGQWLAQQLEAKTGKEARTVVLGHIQRGGTPTAFDRVLATRLGLQAIDAVNEGDWGKMVAMQGTDIVRVPLAEATRELKTVPLERYTEAEVFFGS, from the coding sequence ATGCGTATCGGCGTGCTCACCGGTGGTGGTGACTGCCCGGGTCTGAACGCGGTGATCCGAGCGGTGGTGCGGAAGGGCGTTGCCACCTACGGCCACGACTTCGTCGGATTCCGCGACGGTTGGCGCGGTCCGCTGGAGGGGCTGACCAAGCCGCTCGGCATCGCGGAGGTGCGGGGCATCCTGCCGCGTGGCGGCACGATCCTGGGCTCCTCCCGGACCAACCCCTTCAAGATCGATGGCGGGGTCGAGCAGATCAAGACCAACCTCGCCGAGCAGGGCGTGGACGCGTTGGTGGCGATCGGCGGTGAGGACACCCTCGGTGTCGCCACCAAGCTGCACGAGCTCGGCGTCCAGGTGGTCGGCGTACCGAAGACGATCGACAACGACCTGAGCGCCACCGACTACACGTTCGGGTTCGACACCGCGGTGAACATCGCGATGGAGGCGATCGACCGGCTGCACACCACGGCCGAGAGCCACCACCGCACCCTGGTCGTCGAGGTGATGGGTCGGCACGCCGGCTGGATCGCCCTGCACGCGGGGCTCGCCGGTGGCGCGAACGTGATCCTGCTGCCGGAGCGGCAGTTCGACGTGGAGCAGGTCGCCGGGTACGTCGAGAAGCGGTTCCAGCACCAGTACGCCCCGATCGTGGTCGTGGCGGAGGGCGCACAGCCGCTCGACGGTCAGATGGTGCTGCACAACAAGGAGCTGGACGCGTTCGGCCACGTCCGGCTCGGTGGCATCGGGCAGTGGCTCGCGCAGCAGCTGGAGGCGAAGACCGGCAAGGAGGCCCGGACGGTCGTACTCGGGCACATCCAGCGCGGTGGCACCCCGACCGCGTTCGACCGGGTTCTCGCCACCCGGCTCGGCCTGCAGGCGATCGACGCGGTGAACGAGGGCGACTGGGGCAAGATGGTCGCCATGCAGGGCACCGACATCGTCCGGGTCCCGCTGGCCGAGGCGACCCGTGAGCTGAAGACCGTGCCGCTGGAGCGCTACACCGAGGCCGAGGTCTTCTTCGGCAGCTGA
- the proC gene encoding pyrroline-5-carboxylate reductase translates to MAPGAHTVAVIGTGKIGELMLSGLLRAGWPADRLLATTRRQSRAEEIATRYGVQVVDNLAAVAEADVLAVSVKPQDAAALLDEIGPKVPADKLLISLCAGLPTSFFARRLPEGTPVIRVMTNTPALVDQAMTALSAGGHATAAHLELAEEMFRPLGATIRVPEAQQDAVTALSGSGPAYFYLLVEAMIDAGILLGLPRQVAHDLIVQTAIGSAIMLRDSGEHPVKLREAVTSPAGTTISAIRELENHGVRAALLAALEAARDRAREIAAQHD, encoded by the coding sequence ATGGCGCCGGGAGCGCACACGGTGGCCGTGATCGGCACCGGGAAGATCGGCGAGTTGATGCTCTCCGGGCTGCTTCGGGCGGGATGGCCGGCGGACCGGCTGCTGGCCACGACGCGACGGCAGAGCAGGGCCGAGGAGATCGCCACCCGGTACGGCGTACAGGTGGTCGACAACCTGGCCGCGGTCGCGGAGGCGGACGTTCTCGCCGTGTCGGTGAAGCCGCAGGACGCGGCGGCGCTGCTCGACGAGATCGGGCCGAAGGTGCCGGCCGACAAGTTGCTGATCTCGCTCTGCGCCGGCCTGCCGACGAGCTTCTTTGCCCGGCGGCTGCCCGAGGGCACGCCGGTGATCCGGGTCATGACGAACACACCGGCACTTGTCGACCAGGCGATGACGGCGCTCTCGGCCGGTGGGCACGCGACAGCGGCCCACCTGGAACTCGCCGAGGAGATGTTCCGGCCGCTGGGCGCGACCATCCGGGTCCCCGAGGCACAGCAGGACGCGGTGACCGCGTTGTCCGGTTCCGGACCGGCCTACTTCTACCTGCTGGTCGAGGCGATGATCGACGCCGGAATCCTGCTCGGCCTGCCCCGTCAGGTGGCCCACGACCTGATCGTGCAGACTGCGATCGGATCCGCGATCATGCTGCGTGATTCCGGCGAGCACCCGGTGAAGTTGCGCGAGGCGGTGACCTCGCCGGCCGGTACGACGATCTCGGCGATCCGGGAGCTGGAGAACCACGGCGTCCGGGCCGCGCTGCTGGCCGCCCTCGAGGCGGCCCGGGACCGGGCCCGGGAGATCGCCGCCCAGCACGACTGA
- a CDS encoding lysophospholipid acyltransferase family protein has protein sequence MLYGLMKYVILGPWLKLIFRPKVEGRENVPDSGPAIIASNHLSFSDSIFMPLIVKRKVTFVAKAEYFTGKGLKGWLVKMFFVGTGTIPVDRSGGRAAQAALDTQLHVLRAGNVAGIYPEGTRSPDGRLYRGKTGVARLALDSGAPVIPVVMLNADEIQPPGKLLPRIKRVRIRFGEPLDFSRYAGMSGDRFVERAITDEIMYELMELSGREYVDIYAQKIKNQQLKAAATPTVKPPAGSTTGSVAA, from the coding sequence GTGCTGTACGGGCTGATGAAGTACGTCATCCTCGGACCCTGGCTGAAATTGATCTTCAGACCGAAGGTCGAAGGAAGAGAGAACGTACCCGACTCGGGTCCGGCGATCATCGCCAGCAACCACCTGTCGTTCTCAGACTCGATCTTCATGCCCCTGATAGTCAAGCGAAAAGTGACCTTCGTCGCGAAGGCCGAATACTTCACCGGCAAGGGGCTCAAGGGCTGGCTGGTGAAGATGTTCTTCGTCGGCACCGGCACCATCCCGGTCGACCGCTCCGGCGGCCGGGCGGCGCAGGCGGCGCTGGACACCCAGCTGCACGTCCTCCGGGCGGGCAACGTCGCCGGGATCTATCCGGAGGGCACCCGCTCCCCGGACGGCCGGCTCTACCGGGGCAAGACCGGCGTGGCCCGGCTGGCGCTGGACAGCGGAGCGCCGGTCATCCCGGTGGTGATGCTCAACGCCGACGAGATCCAGCCGCCCGGAAAGCTGCTGCCCCGGATCAAGCGGGTCCGGATCAGGTTCGGCGAGCCGCTCGACTTCTCCCGGTACGCCGGGATGTCCGGCGACCGGTTCGTCGAGCGGGCGATCACGGACGAGATCATGTACGAGCTGATGGAACTCTCCGGGCGCGAGTACGTCGACATCTACGCCCAGAAGATCAAGAACCAGCAGTTGAAGGCGGCGGCCACCCCGACCGTCAAGCCGCCCGCCGGGTCGACCACCGGTTCCGTGGCCGCCTGA
- a CDS encoding polyadenylate-specific 3'-exoribonuclease AS, which produces MVYRYFYDCEFIEDGRLVDLVSIGVVDEYGREFYAVSTEFDDSRAVPWVRRNVLDKLPSPADRAWRSRERIRDDLYEFLVEPVRGRPGERLELWAWYAAYDHVVLAQLWGAMPALPREIPRFTKELRQRWDDRGRPPLPEADAERHDALVDARHNLARWQAMHSRTEPESTSS; this is translated from the coding sequence ATGGTCTACCGCTATTTCTACGACTGCGAGTTCATCGAGGACGGCCGGCTCGTCGACCTGGTGTCGATCGGCGTCGTCGATGAGTACGGTCGCGAGTTCTATGCCGTCTCCACCGAGTTCGACGACTCGCGGGCGGTGCCGTGGGTGCGCCGGAACGTACTGGACAAACTGCCGTCCCCGGCGGACCGGGCGTGGCGTTCCCGCGAGCGGATCCGCGACGACCTCTACGAGTTCCTGGTCGAACCCGTCCGGGGCCGGCCGGGGGAGCGACTGGAACTCTGGGCCTGGTACGCGGCGTACGACCACGTGGTGCTGGCGCAGCTCTGGGGGGCGATGCCCGCGCTGCCGAGGGAGATCCCGCGGTTCACGAAGGAACTTCGACAGCGGTGGGACGACCGGGGGCGGCCGCCGCTGCCCGAGGCCGACGCCGAGCGGCATGACGCCCTGGTCGACGCCCGGCACAACCTGGCCCGCTGGCAGGCCATGCACTCCCGCACCGAGCCGGAGTCGACGTCCTCCTGA
- a CDS encoding Crp/Fnr family transcriptional regulator, which translates to MEVRLPEPGDALTGVEMFAGLEPEVRQRVIAAAVPRTYRKGQLLFVENDPGESLIVLRRGAVAVFRTAPTGERAVLNVIRPPDVLGEVSLLDASTRSASAEAIEDCTALALSRGAFMELVHSNPRILDAVMRSLGGLIRRLTEQNADHVFLDLPGRVAKTLVRLAGESQAPMITIELNQSQLAEMAGGSRQSVNQAIGSFASRGWLRTEGRRIVVTDVAALRRRAGMADR; encoded by the coding sequence TTGGAGGTTCGCCTGCCTGAGCCGGGTGACGCCCTCACCGGCGTCGAGATGTTCGCCGGCCTTGAGCCCGAGGTACGTCAGCGGGTCATCGCCGCAGCGGTCCCGCGCACCTATCGCAAGGGCCAGCTGTTGTTCGTGGAGAACGATCCGGGCGAGTCCCTCATCGTGCTCCGCCGGGGCGCGGTCGCGGTCTTCCGGACCGCACCGACCGGTGAGCGAGCCGTGCTCAACGTGATCCGCCCGCCCGACGTGCTCGGCGAGGTGTCCCTACTGGACGCCTCCACCCGGTCCGCGTCCGCCGAGGCCATCGAGGACTGCACGGCCCTCGCCCTGTCCCGTGGGGCGTTCATGGAGCTGGTGCACTCCAATCCGCGCATCCTCGACGCGGTGATGCGGTCGCTGGGCGGGCTGATCCGCCGGCTGACCGAGCAGAACGCCGACCACGTCTTCCTCGACCTGCCCGGCCGGGTCGCCAAAACGCTGGTTCGGCTGGCCGGGGAGAGCCAGGCGCCGATGATCACCATTGAACTCAACCAGAGCCAGCTGGCCGAGATGGCCGGCGGATCGCGGCAGAGCGTCAACCAGGCCATCGGGTCGTTCGCCAGCCGGGGCTGGCTGCGTACCGAGGGGCGCCGGATCGTGGTGACCGACGTCGCCGCCCTGCGCCGCCGAGCCGGTATGGCCGACCGCTGA
- a CDS encoding NADH-quinone oxidoreductase subunit A, with protein MSAGGARRGRRDNGLEATEYAVAGDVDPRLGEHLLDVLAAGGIAAYLQPSADLNPVTRTTTVPARPVDRLYVDRSFLATARDYLTQLAEEDLPDQPAPHPDPDVEAEWARIVAGYHTEVAADSRSWPAVEDIAVTEPPERAAETTPPTRPGQDSSGPVDTGVRRLPSATDISGISVGGRTDDPSLLDGLDTFGADLPDDPEERYVPPPPPPLPRMSKYAVIGVLAITAGFALFLFPWLLPIDRALVTMLGFVGILTGFVTLVWRLRPGDEEDDDPDNGAVV; from the coding sequence GTGTCAGCGGGTGGGGCTCGTCGGGGACGACGGGACAACGGACTGGAGGCGACGGAGTACGCCGTCGCCGGCGATGTGGATCCGCGGCTCGGTGAGCATCTGCTCGACGTGCTCGCCGCGGGCGGCATCGCCGCGTACCTCCAGCCGTCCGCCGATCTCAATCCGGTGACCCGTACCACCACCGTGCCCGCCCGGCCCGTCGACCGGCTCTACGTCGACCGCAGCTTCCTGGCCACCGCCCGGGACTACCTGACCCAGCTCGCCGAGGAAGATCTTCCGGACCAGCCCGCGCCGCACCCCGACCCGGACGTGGAGGCCGAGTGGGCCCGGATCGTCGCCGGCTACCACACCGAGGTCGCGGCGGACTCCCGATCCTGGCCCGCCGTCGAGGACATCGCCGTCACCGAGCCACCCGAGCGGGCCGCCGAGACCACCCCGCCGACCCGCCCCGGCCAGGACTCCTCCGGCCCGGTCGACACGGGCGTACGCCGGTTGCCGTCGGCCACCGACATCTCCGGCATCTCGGTCGGTGGCCGGACCGACGACCCGTCGCTCCTCGACGGCCTGGACACCTTCGGCGCGGATCTTCCGGACGATCCGGAGGAGCGCTACGTCCCACCACCGCCGCCGCCCCTGCCCCGGATGTCGAAGTACGCGGTAATCGGTGTACTGGCCATCACCGCCGGGTTCGCCCTCTTCCTCTTCCCGTGGCTGCTCCCGATCGACCGGGCCCTGGTGACGATGCTCGGTTTCGTCGGGATCCTCACCGGCTTCGTGACCCTGGTCTGGCGTCTTCGGCCGGGCGACGAGGAGGACGACGACCCGGACAACGGTGCGGTGGTCTGA
- a CDS encoding class F sortase yields MTEGPTAPGTARWWRRVRARASRPAPGSGPTRYGAPLRRGGLRYLVESVAGDLVGVITGRSAVAAGRRPAARPAAPSLVSLLLCAVLGAGLGGTVAGDNRPAATPDHATTTDYTATTRIRPADCPVDCPPAATRTDGRTPTGPPTRVRIPRIRVDSTLARLRLDRTGRLAAPADFAEAGWYAGGTAPGDVGPAVIAGHVDSAAGPAVFHRLSQLRPGDRIEVRRDDGWVPFRVTGLSRYAKDDFPTAAVYGPTPGPELRLITCAGVFHRPTGHYLDNLVVFAVADLPVVIPNSVAG; encoded by the coding sequence CCGACCGCGCCCGGCACCGCCCGCTGGTGGCGTCGGGTGCGGGCCCGCGCGTCCCGACCGGCCCCCGGCTCCGGCCCGACCCGGTACGGTGCTCCGCTGCGTCGGGGTGGTCTGCGGTATCTGGTGGAGTCCGTCGCCGGCGACCTCGTCGGCGTCATCACCGGCCGGTCGGCGGTCGCAGCAGGTCGACGGCCGGCCGCGCGGCCGGCCGCGCCGAGCCTGGTCAGCCTGCTGCTCTGTGCCGTGCTCGGCGCCGGACTCGGCGGCACGGTGGCCGGCGACAATCGGCCGGCGGCCACGCCCGACCACGCCACGACGACCGACTACACCGCGACGACCCGGATCCGGCCGGCGGACTGCCCGGTCGACTGCCCGCCCGCCGCGACCCGGACCGACGGCCGGACACCCACCGGCCCACCAACCCGGGTACGGATCCCACGGATCCGGGTCGACTCGACGCTGGCCCGGCTGCGCCTGGACCGGACCGGCCGACTCGCCGCACCCGCCGACTTCGCCGAGGCCGGTTGGTACGCCGGAGGAACCGCACCCGGTGACGTCGGGCCGGCGGTGATCGCCGGGCACGTCGACTCGGCGGCCGGACCGGCGGTGTTCCACCGGCTCTCCCAGTTGCGACCGGGCGACCGGATCGAGGTACGGCGGGACGACGGATGGGTCCCGTTCCGGGTGACCGGGCTCAGCCGGTACGCCAAGGACGACTTTCCGACAGCCGCCGTCTACGGGCCCACCCCCGGACCCGAGTTGCGCCTGATCACCTGTGCCGGGGTGTTCCACCGGCCGACCGGACACTATCTGGACAACCTGGTCGTCTTCGCCGTCGCCGACCTGCCGGTGGTGATCCCGAACTCGGTCGCCGGCTGA
- a CDS encoding adenylate/guanylate cyclase domain-containing protein produces MSALCTRCGRATAVGDRYCGGCGTELTATCPHCDQPLAADAAFCTACGNPRSGRSGRRAAAPQEDRRRVSVLFVDLIDFTPYVERADPELVRGMQTAFFSTARRVIGQYGGVVEKYIGDAVMALFGAPVATETDPLRCVRAGLELQRVLTRFTPTGADHLRFRVGVATGEALVDVAAARDGGQAIVAGDVVNTASRMQSVAPPGGVLVCGPTHAMTRDAIRYEEQAPVTLRGRSAPTEVWLALSPVQQQPPDREPDITPLIDREHELGLLVNALHRSIRDRLPQMITVLGHAGIGKSRLVRELFRHTERLTDEPLTWRIGRCPPFGENVTFAALADIVKAEAGILDTDPAATATRRLDSALAELVGPGEADRLMDALRPVVGLPGPTLPAEESESAWRRFLVALAARQPTVLVFEDLHWADEAMLHFVELLGAYAQNVPLLLLCTARPELVNREPSWAGTTSGSLIITLPPLRDTGIASLYGHIFGQAAFSTDMLSPLVEVADGNPLYAHEYVRMLIEQGALRQSGRGWSLEKQHDMAMPDSVHSVIANRVDLLDGPDRTVLLAASVVGMQFWPGAVAAALGQPVESVERALRQLEQRDFVHEQSSSTMAGQPEFRFRHVLVRDVCYQRLPRTERVARHDRTADWLDSMSRGRDTDLAEVLAHHRWAAHEIAHTLGVDTDRYAPSARDALHRAARRAYALHALDAAANHAARALGLADDTDPVGRLQLELLSTEISYFRDGAGFLAGGGTDQLHTLADRLFAYGEHGGAARAWTLLGQAAWLRADRAGALSCLDHAVELFDALPDTGHKADAYAELGRLHMLNYERDPAVAAAGAAADIAERLGLIETQTDARITVATTRYQAGDRAGLDELHEILRFCQSRQLLALPRVVRNLAHAMQEEGDWIRAGELRASFAALTEGGTPATGGSMEALRAYCEGDLGKVLTVADAFVDTPDGRWDMQLRGVRAYLRVLRDEPVPGEVPPGRPGELPVDDITDALDTARRSGFHRLHWNMLGLGALCRALQGRTSEAAGLLAELAESWSAVPSLASGEWIPAAAYAAALSGRDSSLRVRDMLDRVTHHTPWVEASLRTVTAALAGSDGDHDRAGQLYTAAAETYAQIPALTDRMLALALAASELTLAGARADAELALAEVRAFALRNRAPGLLRLGQAPPSTDAAPGLAS; encoded by the coding sequence ATCTCCGCTCTCTGTACCAGATGCGGCCGGGCCACCGCCGTCGGCGACCGCTACTGCGGGGGCTGTGGGACCGAGCTGACTGCGACCTGCCCCCATTGCGACCAGCCACTCGCCGCCGACGCGGCGTTCTGCACCGCCTGCGGCAACCCCCGGTCGGGCCGGTCCGGCCGGCGGGCGGCGGCCCCGCAGGAGGACCGGCGGCGGGTCAGCGTCCTGTTCGTGGACCTGATCGACTTCACGCCGTACGTCGAACGCGCGGATCCCGAGCTGGTCCGTGGCATGCAGACCGCCTTCTTCTCGACGGCCCGCCGGGTCATCGGCCAGTACGGCGGGGTGGTGGAGAAGTACATCGGCGACGCCGTGATGGCCCTGTTCGGCGCGCCGGTGGCGACCGAGACCGACCCGCTGCGCTGCGTACGCGCGGGTCTGGAGCTGCAACGGGTGCTGACCCGGTTCACCCCGACCGGCGCCGACCACCTGCGTTTCCGGGTGGGGGTGGCGACCGGCGAGGCGCTGGTGGACGTCGCCGCCGCCCGGGACGGCGGACAGGCGATCGTGGCCGGTGACGTGGTGAACACCGCCTCCCGGATGCAGTCGGTGGCGCCGCCCGGCGGGGTGCTGGTGTGCGGCCCCACCCACGCGATGACCAGGGACGCGATCCGGTACGAGGAGCAGGCCCCGGTGACCCTGCGCGGGCGGTCCGCCCCGACCGAGGTCTGGCTGGCGCTGTCCCCGGTGCAGCAGCAGCCGCCGGACCGGGAGCCCGACATCACTCCGTTGATCGACCGCGAGCACGAGCTGGGGCTGCTCGTCAACGCCCTGCACCGGTCCATCCGGGACCGCCTGCCGCAGATGATCACAGTGCTCGGGCATGCCGGGATCGGCAAGAGCCGGCTGGTCCGCGAGCTGTTCCGGCACACCGAGCGGCTGACCGACGAGCCGCTGACCTGGCGGATCGGCCGGTGCCCGCCGTTCGGCGAGAACGTCACCTTCGCGGCGCTGGCCGACATCGTCAAGGCCGAGGCGGGCATCCTGGACACCGATCCGGCCGCCACCGCGACCCGTCGGCTGGACTCGGCGCTGGCCGAGCTGGTCGGGCCGGGTGAGGCGGACCGGCTGATGGACGCGCTCCGCCCGGTGGTCGGGCTGCCCGGGCCGACGCTGCCGGCCGAGGAGTCCGAGTCGGCCTGGCGGCGGTTCCTGGTCGCGCTCGCCGCCCGCCAGCCGACCGTGCTGGTCTTCGAGGACCTGCACTGGGCGGACGAGGCGATGCTGCACTTCGTCGAACTGCTCGGGGCGTACGCCCAGAACGTGCCGCTGCTGCTGCTCTGCACGGCCCGACCCGAACTGGTCAACCGGGAACCCAGTTGGGCGGGGACGACCAGCGGCTCGTTGATCATTACCCTGCCTCCGCTGCGGGACACCGGCATCGCCTCGCTCTACGGCCACATCTTCGGCCAGGCGGCGTTCTCGACCGACATGCTCAGCCCGCTGGTCGAGGTGGCCGACGGCAATCCGCTCTACGCCCACGAGTATGTCCGGATGCTCATCGAACAGGGTGCGTTGCGCCAGTCGGGGCGGGGCTGGTCGCTGGAGAAGCAGCACGACATGGCGATGCCGGACAGCGTGCACTCGGTGATCGCCAACCGGGTGGACCTGCTCGACGGCCCGGACCGGACGGTCCTGCTGGCGGCGTCGGTGGTCGGCATGCAGTTCTGGCCCGGTGCCGTCGCCGCCGCGCTCGGCCAGCCCGTCGAGTCGGTCGAACGGGCCCTGCGCCAGTTGGAACAGCGCGACTTCGTCCACGAGCAGTCGTCCTCGACGATGGCCGGCCAACCCGAGTTCCGGTTCCGGCACGTCCTGGTTCGGGACGTCTGCTACCAGCGGCTGCCCCGGACCGAGCGGGTCGCCCGGCACGACCGGACCGCGGACTGGCTGGACAGCATGTCCCGGGGCCGGGACACCGACCTGGCCGAGGTGCTCGCCCATCACCGCTGGGCGGCACACGAGATCGCACACACCCTCGGCGTGGACACCGACCGGTACGCCCCGTCCGCGCGGGACGCGCTGCACCGGGCGGCCCGGCGGGCGTACGCCCTGCACGCGCTCGACGCGGCGGCCAACCACGCGGCCCGGGCGCTCGGACTGGCCGACGACACCGATCCGGTCGGCCGGCTGCAACTGGAGTTGCTCAGCACCGAGATCTCCTACTTCCGGGACGGTGCCGGGTTCCTCGCCGGAGGCGGTACGGACCAGTTGCACACGCTGGCGGACCGGCTCTTCGCGTACGGCGAGCACGGTGGCGCGGCGCGGGCCTGGACCCTGCTCGGCCAGGCGGCCTGGCTGCGGGCCGACCGGGCCGGCGCGCTGTCCTGCCTGGACCACGCCGTCGAACTGTTCGACGCGCTGCCCGACACCGGCCACAAGGCGGACGCCTACGCCGAGCTGGGCCGGCTGCACATGCTCAACTACGAACGCGACCCGGCGGTGGCGGCGGCCGGCGCGGCGGCCGACATCGCCGAACGGCTGGGCCTGATCGAGACGCAGACCGACGCGCGGATCACCGTGGCGACCACCCGCTACCAGGCCGGCGACCGGGCCGGGCTGGACGAGCTGCACGAGATCCTGCGGTTCTGCCAGTCCCGCCAACTGCTCGCGCTGCCCCGGGTGGTACGCAACCTCGCGCACGCGATGCAGGAGGAGGGCGACTGGATCCGGGCCGGCGAACTGAGAGCGTCCTTCGCCGCGCTCACCGAGGGCGGCACGCCGGCCACCGGCGGCTCGATGGAGGCGTTGCGGGCCTACTGCGAGGGCGACCTCGGCAAGGTGCTGACCGTGGCCGACGCCTTCGTCGACACCCCGGACGGCCGGTGGGACATGCAGCTGCGCGGCGTGCGGGCGTACCTGCGGGTGCTGCGCGACGAGCCGGTTCCGGGCGAGGTACCGCCGGGCCGGCCGGGCGAGCTCCCCGTCGACGACATCACCGACGCCCTGGACACCGCCCGGCGCAGCGGCTTCCACCGGCTGCACTGGAACATGCTGGGCCTGGGCGCGCTGTGCCGGGCCCTCCAGGGGCGCACCTCCGAGGCCGCCGGGCTGCTCGCCGAGCTGGCCGAGTCGTGGTCTGCGGTGCCGTCCCTGGCCAGCGGCGAGTGGATTCCCGCCGCCGCGTACGCCGCCGCACTGAGCGGCCGGGACTCGAGCCTGCGGGTCCGGGACATGCTGGACCGGGTCACCCACCACACCCCGTGGGTGGAGGCCTCGCTGCGTACCGTGACCGCGGCCCTGGCCGGCTCGGACGGGGACCATGATCGGGCCGGGCAGCTCTACACCGCGGCGGCGGAGACCTACGCGCAGATCCCGGCCTTGACCGACCGGATGCTGGCGCTGGCGCTGGCCGCCAGCGAGCTGACCCTGGCCGGCGCCCGCGCCGATGCCGAACTGGCGCTGGCCGAGGTACGCGCCTTCGCGCTCCGGAACCGGGCACCCGGCCTGCTCCGGCTCGGCCAGGCGCCGCCGAGCACCGACGCGGCACCGGGCCTCGCCTCCTGA
- a CDS encoding DUF2203 domain-containing protein has protein sequence MFTLAQARHMIATLRPRIDELITLRADLAELRTDLTDRGASPLGGLPEVKGLEARIFGILEELSGHEIQVKGFAPVLLDFAGERDGRPVLWCWLEGDDDVGWYHRVECGFAGRRRV, from the coding sequence GTGTTCACCCTTGCCCAGGCTCGCCACATGATCGCCACGCTGCGTCCCCGGATCGACGAGCTCATCACGCTCCGGGCCGATCTGGCCGAGCTGCGTACCGACCTCACCGACCGAGGAGCGAGCCCGCTGGGTGGGCTGCCGGAGGTCAAGGGGCTGGAGGCACGGATCTTCGGCATCCTGGAGGAGCTGTCCGGGCACGAGATCCAGGTCAAGGGCTTCGCGCCGGTGCTACTCGACTTCGCCGGCGAGCGCGACGGCCGGCCGGTGCTGTGGTGCTGGCTGGAGGGGGACGACGACGTGGGCTGGTACCACCGGGTGGAGTGCGGGTTCGCGGGTCGACGCCGGGTCTGA